A genomic region of Zygotorulaspora mrakii chromosome 7, complete sequence contains the following coding sequences:
- the BUD22 gene encoding Bud22p (similar to Saccharomyces cerevisiae BUD22 (YMR014W); ancestral locus Anc_2.561), protein MPKDNLIFKLDNLEYQYHYLNGSLNEFQPRLNSTTKIFNAKSKKTSKKIAKLLAESTLTDVSKSLDALKTEIFSKKVYHLDGHLQSFLHKQILQYRPTKKAKIDFTTVIKALESQYGLKEFVELISKSKVIKLSVARLCPSKNTPTPGWFLDHPFWKIHQDKTQKFNPSRVWNEVILKTDKADQLVSIFMNNEKCKELFAGFNAGMDVFLAIKKEKKVKNNSKSFEDMEDAPVMKGSNNGMLGPPDIEQSEEQQALEQNEMDEESLERYDGLLAASDDEEEDEVDTLDPNVNYNEVTDEEPDEENDVEELDYEEEKDDAEMPKKKKQKTELPELMAGYYSGADSDDESDPAEDKIAREQISLVEKKKNRRGQRARQKIWEKKYGRAAKHVQREVQKDMDDRKRRQQEYEERVAKRAAKEVEQVNFQRTYNTPAAPKLQPEHPSWVAKKKAEEKQMNAKFEGKKIKFD, encoded by the coding sequence ATGCCTAAGGATAATTTGATTTTTAAGCTAGACAACTTGGAGTACCAGTATCACTATCTCAATGGCAGTTTGAATGAGTTTCAACCACGTCTAAACAGCACAACAAAGATATTCAATGCAAAATCCAAGAAAAcatccaaaaaaatagcTAAATTGCTTGCAGAATCGACATTGACAGACGTGTCGAAAAGTCTGGATGCACTAAAAACTGAAATATTCAGTAAAAAAGTGTATCATTTAGATGGGCATTTACAGTCTTTTTTACATAAACAGATTTTACAATATCGTCCTACCAAGAAGGCAAAGATAGATTTCACTACTGTTATCAAAGCATTAGAATCACAATACGGCTTGAAAGAGTTTGTGGAACTCATTAGCAAATCCAAGGTCATAAAACTTTCAGTTGCCAGACTTTGTCCGTCTAAAAACACACCAACACCAGGTTGGTTTTTAGATCATccattttggaaaattcATCAAGACAAGACACAAAAGTTCAACCCGAGTAGGGTTTGGAATGAGGTCATTCTTAAAACAGATAAGGCAGATCAGTTGGTTAGTATTTTTATGAATAACGAGAAATGCAAGGAACTATTTGCTGGATTTAACGCGGGGATGGACGTCTTCCTTGCCAttaagaaggaaaagaaagtgaaaaataaCTCCAAGtcatttgaagatatgGAAGATGCACCGGTGATGAAAGGCAGTAACAATGGTATGTTGGGGCCTCCTGATATTGAACAGAGTGAAGAACAACAAGCGTTAgagcaaaatgaaatggATGAAGAAAGTTTGGAAAGATACGATGGATTACTGGCTGCATcagatgacgaagaagaagatgaggtAGATACGCTGGATCCAAATGTCAATTATAATGAGGTAACGGACGAGGAGCCTGATGAGGAAAATGATGTCGAAGAACTGGACTATGAGgaggaaaaagatgatgcaGAGAtgccaaaaaagaagaagcaaaaaacTGAATTACCAGAGTTAATGGCAGGATATTATAGTGGAGCTGATTCTGACGATGAGTCTGATCCTGCGGAAGATAAAATCGCTAGGGAACAGATATCTCTAgtcgaaaagaaaaagaatagaCGTGGTCAAAGAGCGAGACAGAAAATATgggaaaagaaatatggaAGGGCAGCTAAACACGTCCAAAGGGAAGTACAGAAAGATATGGATGACAGGAAGAGAAGACAACAAGAGTATGAAGAAAGAGTTGCAAAAAGAGCTGCGAAAGAGGTGGAACAAGTAAATTTCCAGAGAACTTACAATACACCAGCAGCACCTAAACTACAGCCTGAACATCCATCATGGGTTGCGAAGAAGAAAGCCGAAGAAAAGCAGATGAATGCcaaatttgaaggaaagaaaattaAATTTGATTAA
- the ERG5 gene encoding C-22 sterol desaturase (similar to Saccharomyces cerevisiae ERG5 (YMR015C); ancestral locus Anc_2.562) gives MADINIDPIAHLQNATNFSTFGGNNASIIEWGVNTVKSLSYFKIFVTLLCILLAYDQISYQLKKGSIVGPKWKWYPIIGPFLESLDPKFEEYKAKWYSGELSCVSIFHKFVIIASTRDLARKILQAPKYVKPCVVDVAVKILRPCNWVFLDGKAHTDYRRSLNGLFTKQALAQYLPSLETVIDKYIDRFVEVSKKNKYEPQVYFHEMREILCALSLRAFCGDYITEDQVRKIADDYYLVTAALELVNFPIIIPFTKTWYGKKTADAAMKIFEQCAQMAKDHIASGGESVCVMDAWVKLMHEAKNRDDEESRLYHREFTNKEISEAIFTFLFASQDASSSLCCWIFQIVADRPDILQKIREEQMAVRNNDLSKPIDLDLIDKMTYTNMVIKETLRYRPPVLMVPYVVKNKFPVTSNYTAPKGSMLIPTLYPALHDPEVYENPDEFIPERWVEGSAANAAKKNWLVFGCGPHVCLGQTYVMITFAALMGKFALYTDFEHKVTPLSEKIKVFATIFPKDDLLMTFRRRDPLTGKVSE, from the coding sequence ATGGCTGATATCAATATTGATCCTATTGCCCATTTGCAAAATGCTACCAATTTCAGTACTTTTGGCGGAAACAATGCCAGTATTATTGAATGGGGTGTCAACACAGTGAAATCATTGTcctatttcaaaatttttgtcaCTTTACTCTGTATTCTTCTGGCCTATGATCAAATTTcttatcaattgaaaaaaggttCAATTGTTGGCCCAAAATGGAAGTGGTATCCAATAATCGGTCCCTTTTTAGAATCTTTAGATCCAAAATTCGAAGAGTACAAAGCAAAATGGTATTCTGGTGAACTGTCCTGCGTATCTATTTTCCACAAATTTGTTATTATTGCATCAACGAGAGATTTGGccagaaaaattttacaaGCTCCAAAATATGTTAAACCATGTGTTGTTGATGTCGCTGTTAAAATTTTAAGACCTTGCAATTGGGTTTTCTTAGATGGCAAAGCACACACAGACTATAGAAGATCTCTGAACGGTCTTTTCACCAAGCAGGCCTTGGCTCAATACCTGCCAAGCCTTGAGACTGTTATTGACAAATATATCGATAGATTTGTTGAAGTATCCAAGAAGAATAAGTACGAGCCACAAGTTTATTTCCATGAAATGAGAGAAATTTTATGTGCCCTATCTTTGAGAGCATTCTGTGGTGATTATATTACTGAGGATCAGGTTAGAAAAATTGCTGATGATTATTATTTAGTCACCGCTGCATTGGAATTGGTTAATTTTCCAATCATAATTCCATTCACGAAGACTTGGTATGGTAAAAAGACTGCTGATGCTGCaatgaagatttttgaacagTGTGCACAAATGGCCAAGGATCATATCGCTAGTGGTGGTGAATCAGTATGTGTTATGGACGCATGGGTTAAATTAATGCATGAGGCCAAGAACagagatgatgaagaatcaAGGTTGTATCATAGAGAATTTACCAATAAGGAAATCTCTGAGGCAATTTTCACTTTCCTATTCGCTTCTCAGGAtgcttcatcttcattatgTTGTTGGATATTCCAAATCGTGGCTGACCGCCCagatattttacaaaagaTTAGAGAGGAACAAATGGCTGTTCGTAATAACGATTTGAGTAAACCTATTgatttggatttgattGATAAAATGACTTACACAAACATGGTCATTAAGGAAACTTTACGTTACAGACCACCCGTTCTTATGGTCCCATATGTTGTCAAAAACAAGTTCCCTGTCACTTCTAATTATACTGCTCCAAAGGGTTCAATGTTGATTCCAACTTTATATCCAGCATTGCACGATCCTGAAGTTTATGAAAATCCTGATGAATTCATCCCAGAAAGATGGGTTGAAGGTTCCGCCGCAAACGCTGCCAAGAAGAACTGGTTGGTCTTTGGTTGCGGGCCCCATGTTTGCTTGGGCCAAACTTATGTTATGATCACTTTTGCTGCTCTGATGGGAAAATTTGCTCTATACACTGATTTCGAACATAAGGTCACACCGCTAAGTGAGAAAATCAAAGTGTTCGCCACCATTTTCCCAAAAGATGATCTGCTGATGACTTTCAGAAGAAGAGATCCATTGACTGGCAAAGTCTCTGAATGA
- the SPC42 gene encoding Spc42p (similar to Saccharomyces cerevisiae SPC42 (YKL042W); ancestral locus Anc_2.563) has product MNISPTPRRYTSRATNGVGRNSNGLSSDNNDDQAYIYSDALHGSYNGERIIPEEYKLNSQMINRLIKQNKELISKLDSKQEEIDRLNVLVGSLRGKLIKYTEMNKKLQNGMGISSSRSSSEGVSENEKDYIQVPKRRNNNDPINKENMITPNDDRITALSAKLDKLTSLVLENGSLSPPPHISSASQRAPSAPSSANLYDRFDTSEKPKRRTISLSSPSEEDIMCHESIELKQMEDQIDSLKRKLLIKRENELRKISLNQELLELMDKLSMQSPTEINTSINTNNASGLRGSHSHLHSQANSSSNPSSGMDAQHCAECHNTAVNQQSRPANMGLKTDIPIVNPLETPTPLQRKTQQVQQDSINRIW; this is encoded by the coding sequence ATGAACATTTCCCCTACCCCAAGACGGTATACTTCTAGAGCGACAAATGGTGTTGGCCGTAACTCAAATGGGCTTTCAAGCGACAATAATGACGATCAAGCATATATCTATTCTGACGCCCTGCATGGAAGTTATAATGGCGAAAGAATAATACCTGAGGAGTATAAACTCAATTCTCAAATGATCAATCGGCTTATCAAGCAGAATAAGGAACTAATATCGAAATTGGACAGCAAACaggaagaaattgatagaCTTAATGTGCTAGTGGGATCATTGAGAGGAAAGCTAATCAAATACACTGAAATGAATaagaaacttcaaaatggaaTGGGGATCTCGTCAAGCCGATCATCCAGTGAAGGCGTATcggaaaatgaaaaggattATATTCAGGTCcccaaaagaagaaataataaCGATCCAatcaataaagaaaatatgATCACGCCAAATGACGATAGAATTACTGCACTGAGTGCAAAATTGGATAAGTTGACAAGCCTTGTGTTAGAAAACGGCTCATTATCCCCACCGCCACACATTTCTTCAGCTTCACAGAGAGCGCCTTCGGCACCTAGTTCAGCAAACCTCTACGATAGATTCGATACTTCTGAAAAACCAAAGAGAAGGACTATTTCCCTCTCAAGCCCCtctgaagaagatattatGTGTCATGAAAGTATCGAACTCAAACAGATGGAAGACCAAATAGACTCACTGAAGCGTAAGCTTCTTATCAAGAGAGAGAACGAgctgagaaaaatttcactGAACCAGGAGTTACTAGAGTTGATGGATAAATTAAGCATGCAATCACCAACAGAAATAAATACAAGCATCAACACCAACAATGCCTCTGGTTTGAGGGGTTCGCATTCACACTTACATTCACAAGcaaattcatcttctaATCCATCGAGCGGCATGGATGCCCAACATTGTGCAGAGTGCCATAATACTGCAGTCAATCAACAATCGAGACCTGCTAATATGGGGCTTAAAACTGATATACCCATAGTGAATCCGTTAGAAACACCAACCCCACTACAGCGCAAAACTCAGCAAGTTCAGCAGGACTCGATCAATCGGATATGGTGA
- the SOK2 gene encoding Sok2p (similar to Saccharomyces cerevisiae PHD1 (YKL043W) and SOK2 (YMR016C); ancestral locus Anc_2.564), with amino-acid sequence MINEIEREAQSGAGTSAGTSAGAGVNAGAGESGSHHYSNTATHQPQQQLPANYMASQNASQSQKWQYPSYYPQQQQPFADSNPSLRESSQAMNYYYPQHQVQFPGSGYQTIPSAVTAVPSGTPNATSPYYYYNTGVVPQPSNSSTPSQQPIVVSNNTSPPPVHVSSSSSAANLGYPKPKIYQYPGFQQQQQQQQQQQQQQQQQQQQQQQQQQQQQSQSQSPNQTQQSQTSPLLQPKPQGQTSGQVNQPQPIQSPNLSSTQYPLRQFSQTPVGYQTTSRNATPISYMMPSQPTLSTYDTVASNQSEISPSNTANTISITQRSNNFGEKTKKSTKKAAADQLTNDPQVHSYDVKSSSGNSMISFDLNGQMTRPRVTTTMWEDENTLCYQVEANGVSVVRRADNDMINGTKLLNVAKITRGRRDGILKAERTRHVVKIGSMHLKGVWIPFERAHAMAQREKIVDFLYPLFVKNIQNVVRQTTSLPSNDVENQQTGATYLDGDISSRSEEQLQQARQMQQLQQLQQPQPALQPQPQLKLQMQQQQQQQQQQQQQQQQQQQQQQQQQQQQQQQQQPLSYDQISPWYGAMSARQIPSTALPQSYGTSLSYGQYQNIPNRNQPNIVTSSVSPSQTSPIPVQFAPTYRQHPAPSVSYQPDQTLTSPALNEKDSNPALNIGTISSDSIGVMNPVLHNYSSGNRSDNGIRPIEEANAKNNTPGKLLTGIAPPQPIGSQSQSDGKYQSATDNNSPNSNEMKQPSNPASNETSGEASTFTSIGSPSCDTQSHDTILKNATQ; translated from the coding sequence ATGATTAACGAGATTGAGCGCGAAGCTCAATCTGGTGCCGGCACCAGTGCCGGCACCAGTGCGGGCGCCGGCGTAAACGCCGGTGCTGGAGAGTCAGGAAGCCATCATTATTCGAACACTGCAACGCATCAGCCTCAGCAGCAGCTACCCGCGAACTATATGGCGAGTCAGAACGCAAGTCAAAGTCAAAAATGGCAGTATCCCTCATATTATCCccagcagcagcaaccTTTTGCGGACTCGAATCCTAGTCTTCGAGAATCGTCCCAGGCGATGAATTATTACTACCCCCAACATCAGGTCCAGTTCCCCGGCAGTGGATACCAAACAATCCCTTCAGCGGTGACAGCAGTACCCTCGGGCACGCCAAACGCGACATCCCcatattattattataaCACTGGCGTTGTTCCGCAGCCGTCAAATTCTTCGACGCCATCGCAGCAGCCGATCGTCGTTTCTAACAATACTTCGCCACCTCCCGTACATgtgtcttcttcttcatctgctGCTAACTTGGGATATCCCAAGCCCAAAATTTACCAATACCCTGGAtttcagcagcagcaacaacaacagcaacaacaacaacaacaacaacaacagcagcaacagcaacagcaacagcagcaacagcaacagcaatcGCAGAGTCAGTCACCAAACCAAACACAACAATCTCAGACATCACCCCTGTTGCAACCGAAACCCCAAGGGCAAACATCCGGTCAAGTAAATCAGCCACAACCCATACAAAGTCCAAATTTAAGTTCGACTCAGTATCCTCTTCGACAGTTTAGCCAAACTCCGGTTGGTTATCAGACGACTTCAAGAAATGCCACACCCATTAGTTACATGATGCCATCGCAACCTACTTTATCTACGTATGATACAGTTGCATCAAATCAGTCTGAAATTTCACCCTCAAATACTGCCAATACAATCTCGATAACGCAAAGATCTAATAATTTTGGTGAAAAGACTAAAAAATCAACTAAAAAGGCCGCAGCTGATCAGCTCACAAATGATCCACAAGTTCATTCATACGATGTTAAATCATCGAGTGGTAACTCAATGATATCCTTTGATCTGAATGGTCAAATGACAAGACCAAGAGTTACCACAACTATGTgggaagatgaaaataccCTGTGTTATCAAGTTGAAGCTAACGGAGTTTCTGTTGTACGGAGAGCCGATAATGATATGATCAACGGCACTAAGTTGTTGAACGTTGCAAAAATTACTAGAGGGCGAAGGGATGGTATCTTAAAAGCAGAAAGAACTAGGCATGTGGTTAAGATCGGTTCAATGCATCTAAAAGGTGTTTGGATACCATTCGAACGAGCCCATGCTATGGctcaaagagaaaaaattgttgacTTCTTATATCCGCTGTTTgtaaaaaatattcaaaatgtaGTGAGGCAAACAACGTCTTTACCATCCAATGACGTTGAGAATCAGCAAACTGGTGCAACATATCTCGATGGTGATATATCTTCACGCAGCGAGGAACAACTACAACAAGCAAGGCAAATGCAACAGTTGCAACAGTTGCAACAGCCACAACCTGCACTTCAACCACAACCGCAATTAAAATTACAAatgcaacagcaacagcaacagcaacagcaacaacagcaacaacaacaacaacagcaacaacagcagcaacaacagcaacaacagcagcaacagcaacaacaacctTTATCTTATGATCAAATATCTCCCTGGTACGGCGCTATGTCTGCCAGACAAATTCCATCAACTGCCTTACCCCAATCTTATGGGACTTCGTTGTCATATGgtcaatatcaaaatatacCGAATCGTAACCAACCAAATATAGTCACTTCAAGTGTTTCTCCATCTCAAACATCACCAATTCCTGTCCAATTTGCGCCAACATATCGTCAGCACCCTGCTCCGTCTGTTAGCTATCAGCCAGATCAAACTCTAACATCACCTGCATTGAATGAGAAAGATTCTAATCCAGCATTAAATATTGGAACCATATCGTCCGATTCAATAGGTGTAATGAACCCCGTGCTGCACAATTATTCTTCAGGGAACAGATCGGATAACGGCATACGCCCTATTGAAGAAGCGAATGCCAAGAACAACACACCAGGAAAACTTCTCACTGGTATTGCTCCTCCTCAACCTATTGGTTCTCAATCTCAAAGTGATGGTAAATATCAATCCGCCACAGATAATAACAGTCCCAATAGCAATGAAATGAAACAACCGTCAAATCCCGCTTCAAACGAAACGTCAGGTGAAGCAAGCACCTTCACTTCTATAGGAAGTCCATCTTGTGATACTCAATCCCATGACACTATTCTAAAGAATGCTACACAATGA
- the STB4 gene encoding Stb4p (similar to Saccharomyces cerevisiae STB4 (YMR019W); ancestral locus Anc_2.565), with protein sequence MNSNGRLRVRKACIICKRRKVKCDGQFPCSNCVKHMQECHYDYNGFNKRSKYKKSRSGSVPEARESASSQTRSSSGGNDIEGHMASLLLQLGSQLERPGSTGLKAQAQAKMGESRRGAQRSAQHTQPPALNQSPWQSFSSDKYRFHRRYQNVLPYYLGGSLLSELPQQTILKYNLKQPRIQNYGWNLSGGHYLRHDEVNSRSRVFSPTVPTLLFDFDNPTHLSIVDKLLNYFFSEINPTLSIIHEPMFWQQFRNGFLNQNRQQHSTAKLFLSMLYLILAISLRFHEGHIKGTQMGKNYAFKMEEIHVLNEYSREELLFEYAYSIITKLTFEWESFELIQSWLLICFYFRTCYRQTSCWNALNQATSMCNGMSLYLNRFPEKHAKYDENRAWHCFWACFIMDKLITFQMGRFYSLDLPVTSMARPGFWQGKPTKSDDINTEDNTNDDRDPDNHSDEPLDNKEDEFEDDWFHSETVQLFHLSLIMMDCQKRNGEELTLDESLDIRDRLNDWYERFFVKTKISQNWEKLCQIQPFISYLDVRLTFETRRLFLLINQPSTSSEIFFPMDSTALINHCELSIDIMSQISKKKLILIPWWLNLSQLFTVSVICITLIHSGIQTDLSRNFLFKCMHILNELTTLKPKNPPQMLPECLWCLRMLNHMCCMRLISSAAQLEMLVGTDPGDSSPNDNRFSQFGKVGEKEVDDDDDGVDDDDGVGDDSVDGVDGVDDEDNDANDTLEKSENVENNLDIQPLVTGQNVRLPFDLPATDDVVPVQAHQRQVQQPQINNQVSPTHPKISNLINPGFSQGKTTTEASDDGSNMVIDESLFSYLQWFDQSFI encoded by the coding sequence ATGAATAGCAACGGCAGATTGCGTGTAAGGAAGGCGTGCATTATTTGCAAGAggagaaaagtgaaatgCGACGGCCAATTTCCGTGTTCCAATTGTGTCAAGCACATGCAAGAGTGCCACTATGACTACAACGGCTTCAACAAGAGGTCTAAGTACAAGAAGAGTCGGTCGGGCAGCGTGCCCGAGGCGAGGGAATCGGCATCCTCGCAAACACGATCTTCGAGCGGTGGTAACGACATCGAGGGCCACATGGCAAGCCTGTTGCTGCAACTGGGCTCGCAACTCGAGAGACCGGGCAGCACTGGGCTGAAGGCACAGGCGCAGGCCAAGATGGGCGAGTCAAGAAGGGGAGCGCAACGCAGCGCGCAGCATACACAACCTCCAGCGCTTAATCAGTCCCCTTGGCAAAGTTTCTCGTCCGACAAGTACAGGTTCCACAGGAGATACCAGAATGTACTGCCGTATTACCTGGGGGGCTCTTTGCTCTCCGAATTGCCGCAGCAAACGATACTGAAATATAATCTAAAGCAACCAAGGATTCAGAATTATGGCTGGAACTTATCCGGCGGACACTACCTGAGACACGATGAAGTGAATAGCAGATCGCGGGTTTTTTCTCCGACAGTTCCAACCTTGCTGTTCGATTTTGATAATCCGACACACCTATCAATTGTCGATAAACTCCTGAATTACTTCTTCAGCGAGATAAATCCAACCCTAAGTATAATACACGAGCCAATGTTTTGGCAACAGTTTAGGAACGGATTTCTTAATCAAAACAGACAACAACATTCAACAGCGAAGTTGTTTTTGTCGATGCTTTATCTTATCCTTGCTATAAGTTTAAGATTCCATGAAGGACACATCAAGGGCACTCAAATGGGAAAGAATTACGCATTCAAGATGGAAGAGATTCATGTCTTGAACGAATACTCAAGGGAAGAATTACTATTTGAGTATGCCTACTCGATTATAACTAAACTAACCTTCGAATGGGAGTCGTTTGAGCTCATTCAATCCTGGCTTTTGAtctgtttttattttcgtACTTGCTATAGGCAAACATCCTGTTGGAATGCGTTGAATCAAGCAACCAGTATGTGCAATGGTATGTCATTGTATTTGAATAGATTTCCGGAGAAGCATGCAAaatatgatgaaaatcGTGCCTGGCATTGTTTCTGGGCTTGCTTTATTATGGATAAGCTGATCACTTTCCAAATGGGTAGATTTTATAGTTTGGATTTACCAGTCACAAGCATGGCAAGACCAGGGTTTTGGCAAGGGAAACCAACTAAATCGGATGATATAAATACAGAGGATAATACAAATGATGATCGTGATCCTGATAATCATAGTGATGAACCTTTGGATAATAAAGaggatgaatttgaagatgattgGTTTCATTCAGAAACCGTACAGTTATTTCATTTATCTTTAATTATGATGGATTGCCAAAAGCGGAATGGTGAAGAGTTGACTTTGGATGAGTCACTGGATATAAGAGATAGATTAAATGATTGGTATGAACGCTTTTTCGTGAAAACGAAGATAAGTCAGAATTGGGAGAAACTATGTCAAATTCAGCCTTTCATTTCATATCTTGATGTAAGACTTACATTTGAAACTAGAAGATTGTTCCTCCTTATCAATCAACCATCTACATCTTCggaaattttttttcctatGGATTCTACTGCGTTAATAAATCACTGTGAATTATCGATAGATATTATGAGTCAAATCtccaagaagaaattgattcTTATTCCTTGGTGGCTAAATCTATCTCAATTATTTACTGTAAGTGTAATTTGCATCACGTTAATTCATTCAGGTATACAGACAGATTTATCAAGAAACTTTCTATTTAAATGTATgcatattttgaatgaattgACTACATTAAAACCTAAAAATCCTCCTCAAATGTTACCTGAATGTTTATGGTGTTTAAGAATGTTAAATCATATGTGTTGTATGAGGTTAATAAGTTCAGCAGCACAACTAGAGATGCTTGTGGGAACAGATCCTGGTGATAGCAGCCCTAATGATAACAGATTCTCTCAATTCGGAAAAGTAggtgaaaaagaagttgatgacgatgatgatggcgtcgatgatgatgatggtgTTGGTGACGATAGTGTCGATGGTGTCGATGGTgtcgatgatgaagataatgaTGCTAATGACACCTTagaaaaatcagaaaatgttgaaaataacTTAGATATACAGCCATTAGTTACAGGACAAAATGTCCGACTACCATTTGATCTGCCAGCTACCGATGATGTTGTGCCTGTGCAGGCGCATCAGCGGCAGGTTCAGCAACCGCAGATAAATAATCAAGTCTCGCCCActcatccaaaaatttcgaATTTGATTAATCCAGGATTTTCACAGGGGAAAACAACTACAGAGGCTTCCGATGATGGCTCAAATATGGTGATTGACGAAAGTTTATTTTCCTACTTACAATGGTTCGATCAGAGTTTTATTTAA